In Falco biarmicus isolate bFalBia1 chromosome 17, bFalBia1.pri, whole genome shotgun sequence, the genomic stretch GTGAAGCTCAGCAGGAGGCTGCGGGGAAAGAAACCCCGAGCTGAgccgagcccagcccagccgaaCCGaaccgagccgagccgagcccagCCGAAACGAACCGAACCCAGCCGAAACGAACCGAgccgagcccagcccagcccagccgaaCCGAACCGAgccgagcccagcccagcccagccgaaCCGAACCGAgccgagcccagcccagccgaaCCGAGCCGAGCCCAGCGCCCCGCCCCCACCTGGACTTCCCCACAGCGCTGTCCCCgatcagcagcagcttcagcgTGAGGCCCGCAGCCTCcatggcggcggggccggcggcagcTCCGCGCTCCCCTCACGCCGCCACGGCCCGGGCCCGCCGGCAGAGGCAGCTGAGGCGGCTCCGCCCATCGGGCGGCGGCCGgtgcccggcggggcggggcgggccgggcccgaGCCGCGGCGCCGAGGGGCCCCTGTGCCAGGCcggcgcggagcggcggggccccGGCCATGTCCGACTACCGCATCTCGGTGGAGGAGCTGAACGACCTCCTGGCTAACGGGAGCGGCTGCTACAGCCTGCCCAGCGCGCACAGCAACGAGGTGGTGCCGCGCATCCACGTGGGGAACGCGTGAGTGCGCCGCCGGGGGGCTGCACGGGGGCGGGGGTGGGCCgcggggggccggcgggggctgcggggcgggggtgggccgggccggggaggGCCGCGGGGCgtcggggccgggggggcgcaGCTGGAGGCGGAGGGGCCCGGGGCCCCGCCGGGCCTGTCCCGGGCCTGTGGGGCCTGTCCCGGACTGCGCGGCCCCGGCGtcccgggcggggcgggctcAGCCCCGAGGCCTGTGGCTGCCAGGCCCGGGCGCCGGGCTCCAGCTGCCGcctggcggggcggggcgcgggggagCCGGCTGCGGCAGCGCTCGCCACCCCgctggagcccccagcccagggtaGAACAGAGCGGGAACGGGGTTAACGCTGATGGAGTCGCTGAGGAACGAACGTCAGCTGGGCCTCGCCCCCGGTGCTCCCCGCTCCCCGGGCAGGCTGCGGGCAGGCTCCTCGGGCCCGCACCCCGCTCACCACCTGCGGGGGCAGCCGGGCTCGGCGGGGCCTGGCCGGGGCCACGAACGTTTCAGCGCTCCGACCCGGGCCCTGCGCTCCTCTCCTCAgcgctgccctgctgcctccgGGCTGCGAGGCCGGGGTTTACCTGTTCCCCGCCTGTCACATCCCGCTGATCCCCTTCCCATCTCCAGCCACCTCACCTCTGTGAAACGGGGGGGCTTTTTGGTACGTGTGGAGCGTACTGGGTCACTGTTCCTACTCGGAGCTTGTAAGGCCTCAGGAAATTTAAGTCAAACCCACAGGTTTTCGTTAACTTTCTCCTAAGCCAAACCCAACGCTGTTTGTTGCTGCCAGTTgatgcagcagggctgggaacagGACCAGAATTATCTCAATGGCCAACCTGGCAATCATCTCCTTCATGTTTTTAACAGTTGCCTGGAAGAAATAAAGTCATAGCCTGCGAGGATTTGCAGGctaaatagtaaaaaaataactttgaaggTGGTAGGCTGCTACAGGGTAGAGTAGTTTTCATTGTTCAGTAACTAATTTTAATTAAGCAAGACGAACTTCAATACGTGCAGGTGCAAGGTTGTCTAGGAGCAGGCATGCGTAAGATGCAGGATAGAAAGTGTCTGTCTAGTGGAAAGCTTTACCACTGAGAAGGGCTTTTTATATACTAATTGGCAACTGAAAAGATCTGGAGCACCAGTGCAGTTTGTAGCATAAAGAACAGTTCAACTGTTAGTCGGGCTAACAGACAGCTATCggtgttttttaaaggatgctGAAAAATTGTGGAGGACAGCTAGAGGTAAGAAGTAACGGTGGTCTGAAAAAGCTCGTTCACAGGGGGAACGGACAACCTGCTTAATTTGTCAAGACTTAGGAGGCAATAATATCTTTGAAGCATCCACAGAGagttaaaaaaatgctgaggtCTAGTTGAATGGGTGAGTGTCTGTTGAAGTTCAGTCACTGCAGGGTGAACTTTGACAAGCTCAAACTGGGAATAACACCGAATCtcaagaggatttttttttttgtttcaagtgGAGTTGTGGTATATGGCATTGTAAGTAGCATTTGCTATATTAGTTGTCATTCTGCAAGGATTTGGAGCTGTGCAGATATGTTTTCACGCCGTTTCCAGCTACGTGTCCCTCTTTTGTACTTTCCTTGTGTAAAGATAAGGCTGAAGAGGGATCTGTTTTCCTAACTTGACTCCCTTCTCCTACGAACTGCTGGGGAAGTGAACCTGCTTTGCACTCAGTATCTCAAACCGTGTGCGTTTGTGAGTCCGACAGCGTGCAAAGCATCATAAAGCTTTTACTACTGTGTGCAAGAACTAAGCCGTAGCTTTGTTCGGGGGCCGTGTTTGCAGTTCATTACCCTGTCTTGGGCTGCTCTAGCATCCGCGCAGAGCTCGGAATACATCTTGTACTTGAAGCTGTCTTGGTGCAGTGCATCTGGTTGGCGCTTGCCTCCTATCTCGGGTTTGGCTTTTCTTGCACAAATCCCGTTACTGAATCTCTGAGGAATCGTCGGAAGCACTTTgcgctgggctgcagggaaatccGGGAAGGCAGTACAGCAGGAGAGCAGTCACACAGTCATTTGATCTGGCATTCAGATCTCTGCTGTGACTTGATGGATCAAAACTTTCTGCAATATAGGGCCACAGCGGCAGAGATTTTATAACAATAAGAATTCCCAGAGCAGCCACATCTGTAGAGTTTTAACACAGAGGGATTGGAATCCCAATACGTGGAATAAAATTTGAACAGGAACTcgcaggaaaaaattaaaacgCCCGAGTGAGATCCCAAAACTTCTGTTTGAAACCTTTTAGAATATTTTGCGTaggggtgctgctgcctctccttaACAGTAGTAACTCGTCTTTAGATAAAAATGACAGCGCAGAGACATTCAGGTGGATGATATTAAATTGGGTCACAGTGTAGAATAACAATTTATCTGTCAAATGACTTCAAGTTACAGGCAGAGCCGAAGTACTAGATCTTCCAGGCAATACATGAAAGTcataattaatgaaaatgcagaggtaaaatgataaaatattttgaaaataatgggTTTGCATATTACAGTAGACAGTTCTAATCTCAAGAAGATCAGACAAAAAATTTGCGAAGAGAAgagtaaaaatgtaatattacCAAGACAAGGATTATTATCTAGATGACAGACTAGCATGGTTATATATTTTCcaagcagtaacaaaaaaaagaattcagaataCGCTGGAAgtacaaataattttctatttctgtatgAGTCAAGATGTGTTTCAGTGTAACGTCATAGTTAGTGACCAGGACAGCTGGACAAAATGCATCTTTATCAGATGCACCAATGCCCAATCTgagttttctgtctgctttaaTGTGTGTGGGTCGCCCATGAAGCAAGTCTTTGTTCTTAATTTGTAGAAGTGCAGGTGTGTTGTAAGGAGTATGAAAAGCATTCTCCCAGAATTAATGTTAAATCTGGTGACTATAAGGGAAGAAGTGGTGAGGAAACAATTTTGGCAATTAAAATATGTCGATGTGCTGGCTTTTTTTACCATTAAGGACTTGGTTTATTTGCTGATAATCCCATATAGCAATACTTTGTAGCCTCGTGTACCCTTAATTGCTGATGCATGGTGTCTCTTAAGCCCTGTGTTTTGTGGCTGGTAAAATTGTTCATCTGTCTTCAAAAGAAACACTTCTTACTGGTGTTACAGGATGAGGAACTCTCAACCCTCCATATCGAGAACAGACAGGATTCTGCCGTTTTTCTTGAGGAAACAGAAGCTGATGTTATCATCTCTCTGCTCTTTGGAGGAGTGAGAATGAAGGCAGCTGGATTAAATGATAAGGATGGGAGAGATCCAAGGACTGtttggaaagggagaaaaaaaatggcatacAAGTACTTTCTTCTTCGCCTCTAGCTGTGTAAGAAAATAACCTATAAAATCTGCAAAAATCATTCACTGGGAATGAGTTTGCCTCCACGGGAGCCTGTCTGTGTTACCAGATTCAACCATGATCCCAGGACATGGGTTCCTATTGATCCTGACCACTATCACATATATACTGATCTATGTACTATTATTTAAACCATATACTTGCCCCACTAAGCATAGGAACTCATAGCggaattaacatttttttgttttggcctTGCATTGTAGGATTTACTTTTGTGTTGCAAGCAGAATTCCCCAGGCACCGATACTtgtcccctggcacagctgatgTCCTTCCAGATGGAAAATCTGTCAACATTTTGTTTGGGTAATACAAATATTTGGGTCATTGCCATAGTAGTTTGgcacagacagcagaaaatgtAGAAGTCTCGCTCGTGCATAAGGATTCATCTGCTTACGCTACAGTTTAAGGGGTGAACAGTCATTAGGAGAAAAGGAACACTCTTGATGGTCATATAGCCATGAATGATGTGCAAATTGTGAGTGAATGCACTCAGAGATTCATCTAGATCTGTGATGTAGATATAAACCAACTAATTTGGGGtgtttgttttaactttttagAATAGCTGAGTGTCTTGCCAAAACCCTTAGGTGCATTGCCATCTCTTAACAACTTGTCCAAGAAGATACAGCACAGATGCTTATTTGGGGGTCAGTTTAATATTAAGACTCCTTGTATTTGCAATTTATGACTTCAACCATAGGAAGATTTTCtaaaagatttctgtttccacACCAAGTTGGACACATAGTGAAAGCTGCCTTTAAAAACGATAAAGGGTTTTATGCCTGTTTAGGCTACCTCTTTTCACAAGGTGTGCAGGAACTGAATTACCTTTCAACTAAAGCCTTCTGTCAACGTTCTGCTAGTGTTGACCAGTGGGCTCAGATTTTTCTAGGACACCACGCTGTGACAAAAACattctgggttttcttcttcctgggaAAGTGAGGCAAGTATCGGGACTGACATACAGAAACGATCAGGCTCAGAATGATAAGTAGTGGTTTTACAACAAAAGGGAGTCGGCGGTCTCCTCATATTATTTAATGGTTATCTCATCTTACAATGGATTGCGTTCCAGTGCACAAGTAGGGACTGGTGCATGACCAGTTGCGTTACGCAGCAGATTTTGCTGTTGTACAACCTGGAGCTTTTATCGGAGCTTATGGCATTATTACTGGAGCTAATTCATAGCCATCATGGAGCCTGAAAGGCACGATTATTATGTATCGTCCTGCTCAGTGGCTCACTAATAGGGTAGGGTGCTCTTTTAGCCACTTAAAGGAGGAAGCAGGTGGTTTTGCTACGATTATTTGATAGAATGGAGGAGTTGAGAAGGGCTTAGCTGACCAAAAAGTACTGAATGCTTTCTTAAGCACTTAAGTATCTCAAACATAATTCATCTGGATTCTTTTCCATTCAGATATCAATTTCAACTAAGACACTAAAAATTATAATACCTGTGATAAAAACACTGGGTGGTGAAGACTGAACTATATCGCTACGTTGCTGGCTTTTGGCTAGCCTTGCCAGGTCTTTCCATGACTTCAAAGACGTTGAATAGCACAGGGACAAAGCACTGCACCTCATAGGAGTCTCCGGATGAGACCTTTGAAGATGCAGGAACATTTACTCATAATTAGTTTCTATCTTCCTGTGGCCACAGTGGTTAAAATTGCCCCCTGAAATGTCGAGGGCCTGACAGTACAGGCTTATTATAACTGGGTTTTAAATTATCTTATGTACTGTCCTGGGCTTTCTCTTATCTccattattttcttactttggCCAGAATTTTATGTTCCCAAAGAGTTACAATGTTGTGCTGTAGTAGGGTCTGACAGATTAAGTTTCGTGTGTGCTCTGCTCAGTGGTCAGCCAAAGAAAGTAGCGTTCTCTCACGTACAAGTAGTGACCGTGGctctaaatatttctgtgaatttatAGTCTGTAGCTAATTCACTTCTGGGCACAGTATATTACGCATCTAttcatagaaaaagaaaagttttgattATCAATACCTTCTGGGGACATCATAAATACTGAGATGATTCAAGTTCTAATTGTTTTCTTGACACTTCTTGTCATACAGGTTCATAGCCAAGAACATTATGAGGCTGCAGCGTCTGGGAATAACCCATGTTCTGAATGCAGCAGAGGGAAAGTCATTCATGCACGTGAACACTAATGCAGAGTTCTATGAAGGCACAGGCATCAGATACCATGGCATTAAAGCTAACGATACACAAGAATTTAACCTCAGCCGCTATTTTGAGGAGGCAGCTGATTTTATTGAGAAAGCACTTTCCCAGAAGGATGGTAAGGCAAACTGAAATGTCTTTCTACCGTGTTTTCTGTGCACTGTGTATGTTTCTTAGCAATTCGCTTCACTGTTTCAAATGGTTCTTTGCTCAGGTTATCAGCTGAACAACAAAGTCAGGAATTCAAATCAAAGATGTCTTAATCCTCTGTCTAAACACGTAGGTCTCCAGTACATGGCAAATGGAAGTCTGTCACTTTAGGGGTGACTTTGAAAAGCGAAACAGCTGCTGCATCGTATAACAGTGCCTTTCTGGGAAGATGtgttcttaatttttccttagAAGTAgtaaatcacattaaaaaaaaataattcagtatctaaacattttttcaggacactagaaattataaattaaaGGCACAAGCGATACAAGTAATGCTCTGCTGAAGAGTACTCGCACAACCTgctatatgtttttttttttccacatgtgcAGTAAGGATAAAGACTATGGCCTTAcaatttttattacattaagTAGTTAAATTATTTTACGTGATGGTTACCTCTTTATTCCCTAGGATTGCAGAAGGCTGGAGATATTTGCAGTGTTGTTGATTGCTACATTTCTCTGCAGTGTGTTTCCTCAGAGCAGAAATCCTAGGACATAGTGCAGTGGGTCAGATGGTGTTTGTTGTTGTCTGACTATTTCAGCATACCCGTTATTTCTACACatgcttaatttctttctcGCTTCATGACTGAACATGTAAAAGGAGGAACGAACCACAATTCTagaatttctttctctgcaatGGGCAAAAAGGGTGCTAGAACTGTAACGTGTTTTTGACAGATGGAAAGAAATTTTACCTCTGGTTTGGGGGAGTatgaaaaattctaaaaaattGAAATGCTACTCTCCCAGTTAGCAGTGTGACTCACTGAAACAGGTTGCAGTAGGGAAGAAGAGTTTAGCAGTGCCCGCTGTGGCATGACTGTCCCTACTCAGTTTGATCTAAAACAGTTGCAGTCAATCTGGATGTACAGGAGCGGTTCTATTCGCTGATTCTTTCAGTCTCAGTAGCTGTCTGCTGTGCCTACCGCTGTTTTCTTCCCGTGGCAAACAAAGAGGAACTTTGTGGCTGGTTGGTGCTGGAGCCAGGTTTAAAATGAACTTGCTACTGCAATttgatagggttttttttgacacTGAGGTATAGGGTAAGGGTAGGGAGGAGGGATGCAGTAGTATTTTCCTTCAATTTCATTTTAGTGTTTAGTTGCATGAAGCTGTGGGAGGCTGGTCTGGAAGGCAGCCTTTAAGACGCTGCCTTTCACGGAGGAAGGCTAGAAAAACCCTTTTGCTTCTGATAATACGCAGAAAGGAAGTGAATTGTCTTGCACATGTATGATCAATAATCTCGCTGATTTATGGCTACAAGCTCTCAAGAAATTGTGAGAATGAGTTGTTTTAGCGGTTTtaacttgctgctgctgagataTCTGCCTTGAGCCGAGAAGCCTCCGCGGCTCAAGGCAAATGTACAGGCTTTCTGTTGCTGTGGTTCAAAGCAAGTTGTGGTTATGATGAAAATGGGTGTGTATGGTTCATCTGTTCTCttgtctcagaaaaaaaaattaccctggAGAGTATCTCCCACTGCATTTGTGAAGGGGAAAATTTTTGTGTCTGGAAAAGCAGGTCAAAGAGGAAGCAGCTGAGAAGCTGTAAAATCAAGTTAGATTTCTGGAAGGGAGCAGTGGCCTGCTTTAGTTGTTGTTGGATTCCTACCTACAGGGTTACCCATGTGGTGGGTTAACCTCGGCTGGGCACCAGGTGCCTACCAAACTGCTCTATTGATCCCCCtcttcagctggacagggggagaaaaatacaaTGAATGGCTGGTGGGTCAGgatgaggacagggagatcactcaccacTTGCCATCATGGGCAAAAGAGGCTCGActtgaggaaattaatttattaccaatcaaaccagagtagggtaatgagaaataaaagcaaatcttAAAACGCCTTCCCCACACCCcgcctcccttcttcctgggttCAACTTCACTCCCggttttttttctaccttctcCCCTCAAGCGTGGCAAAGATTAAAATACACTGAAGACGGAGAAATATGCTGCTTGTCGTATGTTGCATCTCTTCAAAAGACATCCAGcctttttgctgcatttgtgcCCTTTGGTACTGGTCATCTCTAGGGGCAAGGCTTATTCTAAACCACAAAAGGTTGGAGAAGTGTAGTAAACAGACACAGTTTGATTCTTTGTAATATAGTAGCAAATATGTTTTAGTGTGGATGTTAGATATGTAATAGAAAAGTTTTATATTGCTTTGTAATATAGTAGCAAATATGTTTTAGTGTGGATGTTAGATATCTAATGGAaaatttttatattgctttgtAATATAGTAGCAAATATGTTTTAGTGTGgatgtttgatattttttctgcattatccTTGATGACAGAGTGATGACACCTTTCTTCCAAGTTCTATGGGTCTGCTTTAGCATTCCGAATTTACAGTTCTCGCGCTGTTCAAGGACTAACATTATTAAGCTTTATATCCTAGCTATTTCATGTTGCTTTTCAAACGTATATTCCAGTATAACCCAAACGATGACCTGTCTTCCCTGCAGGACAAGTGTTTGTGCATTGCCGTGAGGGCTACAGCCGTTCTCCTACACTGGTCATCGCCTACCTCATGCTTCGCCAGAATATGGATGTCAAAACTGCACTGAGCACCGTCCGGCAGAAGCGAGAGATTGGCCCCAATGATGGCTTTCTAAGGCAGCTTTGCCAGCTCAATGAGCAGTTACTAAAGGAAGGCAAACTGAAGCCCTAGAACAGAGCACCGtagtattttctgaagtttctcgAACCATCAGAGGATGTCTTCGGTGCTTTAGATTCCCAAACCCCAACCGCCAAGCTAAAGTCACATAATGTGAGGGAGACGGAATTCCTGCTGTTGTCTAGTGAAAGTATCTTTCTCGAATGCTGGGTCTGTCTTTCAGGATGGCACAAAACGGTGTCACTGGTCGGAGCTGGTGCAGTAAAGAGGTGTTTTTAGAGGGGTAACTCCAGTGGTACCAGCTGTCTTCACATGTATTTCAGAGCCCCCTGCAGACTCTGTAGCGTATGTGGTTTGCGTTGACATGGAGTGTGATTCATTTAAGCCTTGTCTTGTATCCCACCAGAGCACCGTTTTCTGAGCCCCAACACGCTCTTCACTCACTCTTAATTAAGTACTGTATTTTCTAAAGTTTCGTTTTCATGCACACAGGTGCCTAAAGTTTGAGTGTAGGAGCTTCAAGGAATGGAGGAGCATGTGTAAGAAACGCACAGATGCACTCGCTTGTAAAATGAAGTGTATGCAGTGTTGTGTTCAATGTGGATTTATGCAATACCCAGTGTGTGGTAGTAAAGCCATTCCGAGCCCAGTCCCGATGCACACTATTTCCAAGAATATTTGTACCTCTTGCTGTTGCGATTGACATGAAATAGTCTGATATTAAGCgctcttttatttttgctttgaaatcatgctagaaaaaaatgcaaagagcaAATGTCGAGGAAAAAACTTGAGCAAGGAAGAAATAATGTCTGTATTTAGGAGTGCTTGTACTGGATGTATGATGAAGTCCTAATTATCGGAATATAATGGCTCCTGAGGCTTGTACTGAATTacagcatctctctctcttctttgcCATCGCTGTTCGTTGACAACGGAGTGAGCACATATGCAGATTACTTCCAGTAGGGCAACACAGATGTGCTTATAAAGCAGTTTGCAGAGTTACACTCTTGATTTCTTGGAGTGCTTGCATGGTACCATTAAATAGAAATAAGCATTGTTACGTGCCACGCTGAATgggaaacatttcctttctattaaaataaaggATGTCTTGATTCTGTTTGACATACGGATGAAAAGAGTCATTGCAACGTTGCGAGTATGCCTGGTTTAATGTGTAGATCTGTACCTGTAAATTACAGCACTATATTAACACAGAGGATCTCCCCCGGCAGACTCAGAATTGTTGGCAAAACTAACAGAATCTGAGATGTACGTATTCCCTTTTTATCTGTGCTTTAATGCGGTTCTGGATTGAAAATCTTAACACTACTTTGAACAGAAACACTGTTTTACTAGTAACACACGTAAGCCCAGATCTGTGTGTTTATATTCAGTTCACTAATCGAAAATCACAAAGGACGTACGCTGTTGTACTTCTAGttggggttgtgtgtgtgtgtgtgcatgtgtgtagtTCTGTGTAGCTGGATAATTTTATTGACATGAGAGTCGGAGGTTATTATCCAGGTTGAAGAC encodes the following:
- the DUSP3 gene encoding dual specificity protein phosphatase 3, translated to MSDYRISVEELNDLLANGSGCYSLPSAHSNEVVPRIHVGNAFIAKNIMRLQRLGITHVLNAAEGKSFMHVNTNAEFYEGTGIRYHGIKANDTQEFNLSRYFEEAADFIEKALSQKDGQVFVHCREGYSRSPTLVIAYLMLRQNMDVKTALSTVRQKREIGPNDGFLRQLCQLNEQLLKEGKLKP